One window of the bacterium genome contains the following:
- a CDS encoding branched-chain amino acid ABC transporter permease: protein MIRRLLERFTATDLIMWVIGGAIMALILVGSTATISAGKYSLKHWIDFMVFGLAQGSIYALIALGYTMVYGVLRMINFAHSEVFMSGPYTAYFVAAFFHRSCLLESHPVLSMFMVLLVSMAVSTLVAYLLERIAYRPLRTAPRLVPLITAIGASFFLQYTFRGLYGSGFQAYPVVKALEKHWDILGVRILGFQVVVIVAAALMMGALYLFVQKTRTGKALRAVSEDKESAALMGIDVDRMISMTFVIGGMAAGAAGVLYALMFKQVHFFMGFIPGIKAFTAAVLGGIGNIPGAMLGGIFLGFIESLGPSLFLDGLGIVAPYQLKDAIAFTMLVLVLIFRPTGILGERLAVKKA from the coding sequence ATGATTAGAAGACTGTTGGAGCGTTTCACGGCCACCGATCTGATCATGTGGGTCATAGGTGGTGCAATAATGGCCCTTATTCTGGTGGGATCCACGGCCACCATCTCGGCTGGCAAGTATTCTCTCAAGCACTGGATAGACTTCATGGTATTTGGATTGGCCCAGGGAAGCATATATGCACTCATAGCCCTGGGTTACACCATGGTTTACGGGGTGCTTCGCATGATCAACTTCGCCCACAGCGAAGTGTTCATGAGCGGGCCCTACACAGCATATTTTGTGGCGGCTTTTTTCCACAGAAGCTGCCTCTTGGAATCCCATCCTGTTTTGAGCATGTTCATGGTGCTTTTGGTTTCCATGGCCGTATCCACATTGGTGGCGTATCTTCTGGAAAGGATAGCTTACAGACCCTTGCGCACAGCCCCTAGGCTGGTACCCCTCATCACTGCCATAGGGGCGTCATTCTTTCTCCAGTACACTTTCCGGGGTCTTTACGGCTCTGGCTTCCAGGCTTACCCCGTTGTGAAGGCCTTGGAGAAGCATTGGGATATCCTGGGAGTTAGGATCTTGGGATTTCAGGTAGTGGTCATAGTGGCTGCAGCACTCATGATGGGGGCCCTTTATCTGTTCGTGCAAAAGACCAGGACGGGCAAGGCCTTGAGGGCGGTCTCTGAAGACAAGGAGAGTGCTGCCTTAATGGGCATAGACGTGGACAGGATGATCTCCATGACCTTCGTCATAGGGGGAATGGCAGCCGGGGCGGCCGGAGTACTTTATGCTCTCATGTTTAAACAGGTGCACTTTTTCATGGGATTCATACCCGGCATAAAGGCCTTTACCGCAGCAGTCTTGGGAGGAATAGGAAATATCCCCGGAGCCATGTTGGGGGGCATTTTCCTGGGATTCATAGAATCCTTGGGGCCTAGCCTCTTTTTGGACGGCCTGGGCATTGTTGCACCCTATC
- a CDS encoding branched-chain amino acid ABC transporter substrate-binding protein, with translation MRKVLVVGISLILTLSLASGLALAAKEKAKKEDFKYDDPIGVVKIKPGQPIHIAYWFVVAGPDASLGTDTKRGVEIAIQDKGGKLLGHPIKLTGQDTGCNAEGGQAAATKLASDPTIVAAIGSNCSSEARPGAPILWKAGIPTVSPSNTAPYLTDPKRGPEYDGYLRTAHNDRVQGAVAAEFAVKKLGVKKAATIHDGSVYAEQLQAVFAETFKKLGGTITAQEAVAPTDTDMRPVLTKIATGQPEFIYYPIFIAAGGHITRQVKEVAGLEKVYLMGADGMFSPDFYKAAGEAAVGMFHSSPDFSAFAEGYKDFLEKHQKKYGEKPLAPFHAHAYDAAMMVFAAIEKVAKKAPDGTLYIGRKALRDALYATKNFKGITGTLNCDQYGDCADPRIAVYQTTEENVKKLVMPDKPFWKPY, from the coding sequence ATGAGGAAGGTTCTGGTTGTGGGCATTTCTCTTATCTTGACCTTAAGTTTGGCCTCAGGGCTGGCCCTGGCTGCCAAAGAGAAGGCCAAAAAAGAGGATTTCAAGTATGATGATCCCATCGGGGTTGTGAAGATAAAGCCTGGACAGCCCATCCACATAGCATACTGGTTTGTGGTTGCAGGTCCTGATGCATCATTGGGCACAGACACCAAGAGGGGAGTTGAGATAGCCATCCAGGACAAAGGGGGCAAGCTCTTGGGACATCCCATCAAGCTGACCGGCCAGGATACCGGATGCAATGCCGAAGGCGGCCAGGCCGCAGCCACCAAGCTGGCCTCTGATCCCACCATAGTGGCAGCCATCGGCTCCAATTGCTCCAGCGAGGCCAGGCCCGGGGCACCCATTCTATGGAAGGCTGGCATCCCTACGGTATCGCCTTCCAATACTGCCCCATACCTCACAGACCCCAAGCGGGGCCCGGAATATGATGGGTACCTAAGAACAGCCCACAATGACAGGGTACAGGGGGCTGTTGCAGCGGAATTTGCGGTAAAGAAGCTGGGAGTCAAGAAAGCAGCCACCATCCATGATGGCAGTGTTTATGCCGAGCAGCTTCAGGCAGTCTTTGCCGAGACCTTCAAGAAGCTGGGTGGCACCATCACAGCCCAGGAAGCCGTTGCTCCCACGGACACAGACATGAGACCGGTCTTGACAAAAATAGCTACCGGCCAACCCGAGTTCATTTACTATCCCATCTTCATAGCAGCTGGAGGCCATATCACCAGGCAGGTAAAAGAAGTGGCCGGCTTGGAAAAGGTATATCTCATGGGTGCAGACGGCATGTTCTCACCCGACTTCTACAAGGCCGCCGGAGAGGCAGCAGTGGGCATGTTCCACTCCAGCCCCGACTTCTCCGCTTTTGCAGAGGGTTACAAGGACTTCTTGGAAAAACACCAGAAGAAATACGGGGAAAAACCACTGGCTCCCTTCCACGCCCATGCCTATGACGCTGCCATGATGGTCTTTGCAGCCATAGAGAAAGTGGCCAAGAAAGCACCGGACGGGACTCTTTACATCGGCAGAAAGGCCCTCAGGGATGCTCTTTACGCCACCAAGAACTTCAAGGGCATAACCGGGACGCTGAACTGCGATCAATACGGCGACTGTGCGGATCCCAGAATCGCGGTTTACCAGACCACAGAGGAAAACGTCAAGAAACTGGTGATGCCCGACAAACCCTTCTGGAAGCCCTATTAG